The stretch of DNA CTGAGTCGAGGCCCAGGCCGTGGTCGTCGTGGTCGAAAGCAGCCCCGTCGTGTTGCTCAGCCAGCGGCACTAGTTGCAGGCGCCGGTTACGCAGGCAGTTAATACTTTTGTTGATAACAATGCGCTTCAGCCAGGAGCCAAACGATGAGTCGCCCTTGTAGCTGTGCAGCTCCCGGAAGGCACTCAGGAAAGACTCTTGCAACACATCCTCGGCCTCAGCAAAGTTGCCGGTGATGCGCAACGAAGCGTTGAACATGGCTTTTGAGTAGCGCTTGTAGATTTCAGCCTGTGCCCGCCGGTCACCCAGGCGGCAGCGCTCCACCAGTGGAGCGTTGATGTCAGTGTATGCAAATGCCTCCATGGGTTGGGTCTGGGTTGGCGGGGATTCGGAAAGGTGTGAATCGTAAATATCCAACTTTTCCGGGCTAAATCGGCGAGTACTATCGGGTAAGCAGGTGAAAGACAGGCCTAGACCCGCGAGGTTGCACTCTCTTTCCAAGACACCCGTCAATTCAAGATTGTTCATTGGCCAGCGCTGCTCACCTCAGGCGGTGTAGCATTGCCACTTTTCTGGCAGATGGGCTCAGCCGTTGATGTATTGATCAATAAGATGGCCCGCCAATTAAATATTTATGTTTTCTGGCGCATCTTACTGCCCCGTTACCTACTTATATCAGCTAATGAAAAAACGTATTTTTAGCGCATGCCTTCTGGCCAGTGTAACTGCGTGTGATAAAAAAGACGCCAAGCCAACCATCGACTTTGGCCCCCATGATGGTATTACCCAACGCGACGCCAGTAACCGCCTCTACGGCACCATTGATACCACTGACTGGACCGCCGACGAGACCTGGACTAAAGAGGAACAAAAGCTCTTTACTGTTCCCTTCAACTTAAATGCACCATTCCCGCTGCGCATTCAGCCGCGAGAGTTTTTCCCCAACCCCACTACTACTAAGAAAGGCGCCTACGGCTTTTATGGCATTCCTAATGGAGCTACCTGGTCTATGGTTTTTGTTGACAAAAACTATAAAGTGGTGGAGAAGCTCGAGTATGGCCCCTTCAGCGTTTCCGAAGTGCTCTTCGGCTTTGATTTTCCCGCCGATAAATTCCAGCCCAATACCACGTACCGGGTGTACTACCTCATTTACCAAAAGGCTCCGGCAATCCTGTACCTAAAAGGCCACGGCGACATTAAGATTGGCTCTTAGAAAGTGGCCTAGAAACAAAACGCCCGACTGGAAAACCAGCCGGGCGTTTTGTTTCTAGGCCACTAAGCCACTTTACACGTCAAACTTGATACCCTGAGCTAGCGGGAGCTGATTGGAATAGTTGATGGTATTGGTTTGGCGGCGCATGTAAATGCGCCAGGCATCGGAGCCAGACTCACGGCCGCCGCCGGTTTCCTTCTCGCCCCCGAAGGCGCCACCAATCTCAGCACCACTCGTGCCAATGTTTACGTTGGCAATGCCGCAGTCGGAGCCGGCGTGACTGAGGTAGGTTTCCGTTTCGCGCATGTTCAGCGAGAAGATGCTCGAAGACAAGCCTTGGCGTACGCCATTTTGCACCGCAATGGCCTCTTCCACCCCGCCGCTGTACTTGATGAGGTACAGGATGGGCGCGAAGGTTTCTTCCTGCACCGTGTGGTACTCGTTGCGGGCTTCTACGAGTGCAGGCTTCACGTAGGTGCCGGTTTCGTAGCCAGCGCCTTCCAGTACTTCGCCGCCAATCAGGAGCTTGCCACCTTCCTGCTGCACAGCTTCCAGAGCTTTGGTGAAGCCTTCTACTGCTGCTTTATCAATGAGCGGGCCCACCAGGTTACCGTCCTGCAGGGGGTGGCCGATGGGCAGGTTAGGATAGATTTTTAGCAGGCGGGCCTTCACATCCTCAAAAATACTCTCGTGGATGATGAGGCGGCGAGTGGTGGTGCAGCGCTGCCCGGCCGTGCCCACCGCGCCAAACACCACGGCGCGCATGGCCATGTCCAGGTCGGCGTGCTCAGTGAGGATGATGGCGTTGTTGCCGCCCAGCTCCAGCAGTGCGCGCCCGAGGCGGCCACCTACTACTTCGCCTACTTTTTTGCCCATGCGGGTGCTGCCCGTAGCCGATACCAGCGGCACGCGCCCATCGGCGGCCATGGCGGCGCCAATTTCCGCATCGCCAATAATCAGGTTAAAAATGCCCTCCGGCAGCTCATTTTCCTGAAGCACTTCTTTCAGGATGTGCTGCACGGCCACGGCTACCAGCGGCGTTTTCTCAGAGGGTTTCCAGATGCACACATCACCGCACACGGCGGCCAGCATCGCATTCCAGCTCCACACGGCCACCGGGAAGTTAAAGGCCGAGATGATGCCTACCACGCCCAGCGGGTGATACTGCTCATACATGCGGTGGGCGGGCCGCTCTGAGTGCATAGTGTAGCCGGTGAGCTGGCGCGAGAGGCCCACGGCAAAGTCACAGATGTCAATCATCTCCTGAACTTCTCCCAGACCTTCCTGCAGGATCTTGCCCATCTCATAGCTTACCAGTTTGCCCAGGGGCTCCTTGTAC from Hymenobacter taeanensis encodes:
- a CDS encoding RNA polymerase sigma factor gives rise to the protein MEAFAYTDINAPLVERCRLGDRRAQAEIYKRYSKAMFNASLRITGNFAEAEDVLQESFLSAFRELHSYKGDSSFGSWLKRIVINKSINCLRNRRLQLVPLAEQHDGAAFDHDDHGLGLDSEDLSWRADVVRRCVQELPDGYRVVLSLYLLEGYDHAEIASILHITESTSKSQYSRARKKLLELARQHGL
- the amaB gene encoding L-piperidine-6-carboxylate dehydrogenase, which produces MKQALEEAAATGTDVQDHDHHGIRQVLQELGVEAQSAAWSTGLRWGSSTENARAIHSPTDGRLIGSVAFATTADYDQVVKTAQEAFQTWRLVPAPKRGDIVRQIGNKLRQYKEPLGKLVSYEMGKILQEGLGEVQEMIDICDFAVGLSRQLTGYTMHSERPAHRMYEQYHPLGVVGIISAFNFPVAVWSWNAMLAAVCGDVCIWKPSEKTPLVAVAVQHILKEVLQENELPEGIFNLIIGDAEIGAAMAADGRVPLVSATGSTRMGKKVGEVVGGRLGRALLELGGNNAIILTEHADLDMAMRAVVFGAVGTAGQRCTTTRRLIIHESIFEDVKARLLKIYPNLPIGHPLQDGNLVGPLIDKAAVEGFTKALEAVQQEGGKLLIGGEVLEGAGYETGTYVKPALVEARNEYHTVQEETFAPILYLIKYSGGVEEAIAVQNGVRQGLSSSIFSLNMRETETYLSHAGSDCGIANVNIGTSGAEIGGAFGGEKETGGGRESGSDAWRIYMRRQTNTINYSNQLPLAQGIKFDV